The Brassica oleracea var. oleracea cultivar TO1000 chromosome C6, BOL, whole genome shotgun sequence genome includes a region encoding these proteins:
- the LOC106298623 gene encoding protein LURP-one-related 5-like: MKGGLLVDNKFSHGQDKNLTVRKTSLFFAGDGFTVYDCKGTLVFRVDSYGGPNNRDNDEVVLMDAHGRCLLTLRRKRPSLRRRWEGYLGERTDGQKPIFGVRRSSMIGRNSVTVEVYAEYECNEYLIEGNFGQRSCTVVEAETRRKVAEIRRKVDASTNVMLGKDVFSLNVKAGFDGAFAMGLVLVLDQIYGDDYVEVGEEQVHPYAEDH, encoded by the exons ATGAAGGGTGGTTTGCTTGTGGACAATAAATTTAGTCACGGGCAAGACAAGAACTTGACTGTTCGGAAAACTTCTCTCTTTTTCGCCGGAGATGGTTTCACGGTTTACGACTGCAAGGGCACTTTGGTCTTTCGGGTGGACTCTTACGGTGGTCCCAACAACCGCGACAACGATGAGGTTGTCCTCATGGACGCTCACGGTCGCTGTCTCCTAACCCTCCGACGAAAG AGGCCGAGTTTGCGACGGAGATGGGAGGGGTATCTCGGGGAGAGAACAGACGGTCAAAAACCGATCTTCGGAGTGAGGAGATCGTCGATGATCGGGAGGAACAGCGTGACGGTGGAGGTTTACGCGGAGTACGAGTGCAACGAGTACTTGATCGAAGGAAATTTCGGGCAAAGGAGCTGCACCGTGGTGGAGGCGGAGACGAGGCGGAAGGTGGCGGAGATACGTCGTAAAGTGGATGCGTCAACGAACGTGATGCTTGGGAAAGACGTTTTCTCGTTGAACGTGAAGGCCGGTTTTGATGGAGCCTTTGCCATGGGATTGGTCCTTGTGCTTGATCAGATCTACGGTGACGATTACGTCGAGGTTGGTGAAGAACAGGTGCACCCTTACGCAGAAGATCATTAA
- the LOC106298470 gene encoding F-box protein PP2-B11: MNNLPEDCIAKILSLTSPRDVCRSSAVSRCFRSAADSDHVWNHFLPSEFPEDFRAPEGLPTKKHLFFSLVHNPLLLHDSQLSFSLERSTGNKCYMMAARALNITWGHDQRYWQWISLPDARFKEVAALKMVWWLDITGKINISLLSDDTLYAAYLVFKWNLDPYGFRQPVEASLVLAGTEHDDVQPSMVSLMHNPGSEQGQRAELRSDDWYEVQLGQFFKRRGDMGEIEMSLKETKRPFEKKGLIVHGIEIRPVLP; encoded by the exons ATGAATAATCTGCCAGAGGACTGCATCGCTAAGATCCTTTCCTTGACTTCGCCTCGAGACGTTTGCCGATCATCGGCTGTCTCCAGGTGCTTCAGATCCGCCGCTGACTCCGACCATGTCTGGAACCACTTCTTACCTTCCGAGTTCCCCGAGGACTTTAGGGCACCTGAGGGTCTTCCCACCAAGAAACACCTCTTCTTCTCCCTCGTCCATAACCCTCTCCTTCTCCACGACTCCCAACTG AGCTTTTCGCTGGAGAGAAGTACTGGTAACAAGTGCTACATGATGGCCGCTAGGGCCTTGAATATTACTTGGGGACATGATCAAAGATACTGGCAGTGGATCTCTCTTCCTGATGCCAG GTTCAAAGAAGTGGCTGCGCTTAAAATGGTATGGTGGCTTGACATCACTGGAAAAATCAACATATCCCTTCTCTCTGATGACACCCTCTACGCCGCTTACCTTGTCTTTAAGTGGAACCTTGATCCCTACGGTTTTCGCCAGCCCGTAGAGGCATCCCTTGTTTTGGCTGGCACCGAGCATGATGATGTCCAGCCTTCCATGGTCAGTCTCATGCATAATCCGGGGAGCGAACAAGGTCAGCGCGCTGAGCTGAGAAGCGACGACTGGTACGAGGTGCAGTTGGGACAGTTCTTCAAAAGAAGAGGAGATATGGGTGAAATAGAGATGAGCCTCAAGGAGACAAAGAGGCCTTTTGAGAAGAAAGGTCTTATTGTCCATGGAATTGAGATTAGGCCAGTACTGCCCTAA